TACCAAAACGGTTCTAGCCGGTCCATTCTCAGCCGTACCGATCGAGGTGTAGCCGCGATCGCCCCCGATAGAACCATTACGATGTTGACAGAATACGCCCGGTAGACCGCCCCCTCCCGCCGGGTTACAGTTCCACTCCGCGGCTGACAGTTATGTGGTAGCTCCGCGACGCGCCGAGCGTATGACCGACGACCGGCCGCCCGGCGGACCCGCGCCCGCCGAGGTCATCGACGACCTCTCCGACCACCTCCACGACCGCTCGCTCACGCCGGAGGAGTACGAGCGGCTCAAGCACGCCGTCGCGGAACTCGCGCCGATCTTCGAACACGACCGCTCGTACTTCGTCCTCGGCAGCTACGGCGACCCCGAGATCCGCCGCCTCCAGCTCGTCAAAGACCGCCTGAACCGCCGCCCCGACGCCTACGCCTTCCTGATGGTCGACGTCCGTCGGGAGTGGACGAACACCTACCTGAAGTTTCGGGTCCTCGCGGACTACGTCGACGCCATCGTCGGGGTCGCCGAGCACGACCGCGGCGGCTTCCTCGTCGAACAGGGGATGTTCGTCGCCGACGAGGAGTACTTCCGGAAGACTCACGTCTGCACGCGCGAGTACGAGGGACTCGACGCGGACGATCTGGACACCGACGCGGATCCGGAGAGCCCGTACAGCGGAATGCAGACCCCCATCTTCGACATGCTGGACGACGCCGGCCGGCTCTACCGCTGGAAGACGGAAGGAGATTTGGTCGAGTGCGTCGCGGAGATAGAGTGAGGGCGGAGAACGCACCAACGGGCCGAGAGCGCGGCGAGGAACGGTCGCGACGAACCGCGCGTCTTGCGAGCTGCTTGCAAACGCTTCGCGTTTGCAGCATCACGAAACGGCTTCGCCGTTTCGATAGACCTCGCTCGCTGCGCTCGCGGGGACGCGAGAAGGCAGTAGGTCGAGAAACGATGCACCCGTGAACGAGCGAAGCGAGCGGCCGTTTCGGCCGGGCTTTCGTCGCGAGCGGTGTCCGCAGCGGGCTAGCGGTCCACGAGGACACCCGAGCGAGAAAAGGTCGTGTTGCTACTCCTCGTACGCGAGGTTCATGATCCACTGCGAGAAGGCGTCACTGTTGGCGTTGACCTCCTCCTCCCCGATGAACGGCGACAGCATGTCGCCGGCCATCAGCAGGGAGAAGTCGAGGTCGCGCGCGGTGGGCGAGATGAGGTAGGTGTTGTGCCCGTCGTAGACCGTCTCCTCGCGGTCGACGAGCCCCTTCTCCTCCAGGGACTCGGCGATGCGGCTCCCCTTCCGAGAGGTGACGTCGAGCTCCTTCCAGAACTCGCTCTGGTGGATCCCGCCGGTTTCGCGGACGAGTTCGAGCGCCCGGCGCTCCTCCTCGGGGAGCTCTTCCTCGACTGCTGACGCGCTCACGCCGACCACCTCCGGACGTTGCCGGTCGCGGCTACCATTGTACTGTTCACAACGGGCTCCATGTTGCTTAAACCTGCCCTTCCACGTCGACCTCGCGGTAGGCCGCCTCGCAGGGCGGGCCGTCCGCGAACCAGTAGCGAGCGCCGCGCTC
This portion of the Halostella limicola genome encodes:
- a CDS encoding helix-turn-helix transcriptional regulator; protein product: MSASAVEEELPEEERRALELVRETGGIHQSEFWKELDVTSRKGSRIAESLEEKGLVDREETVYDGHNTYLISPTARDLDFSLLMAGDMLSPFIGEEEVNANSDAFSQWIMNLAYEE